A window of the Gossypium hirsutum isolate 1008001.06 chromosome A05, Gossypium_hirsutum_v2.1, whole genome shotgun sequence genome harbors these coding sequences:
- the LOC107942637 gene encoding cytochrome P450 710A1, translating to MVSYLSFLLPFAPFFVTFLLFFLLVEQISYLRKKRNVPGPNIILPFLGNAISLITKPTSFWEVQADLAASLGFSVNYIIGRFIVFIRNTELSHLIFANVRPDAFLLVGHPFGKKLFGEHNMIYMFGQDHKDLRRQIAPNFTPRALSTYTALQQIIILQHLRSWEGLSSESPGKPISLRLLARDMNLETSQTVFVGRYLSREARGKFRDDYNLFNTGLMKLPFDLPGFAFRNARLAVERLVETLSDCATQSKKRMSEGDEPSCLIDFWMQETVREIAESQTAPPHSSDVEIGSYLFDFLFASQDASTSSLLWAVTLLDSHPDVLRRVREEVSRIWSPESDTLISAEQLREMKYTQAVAREVIRYRPPATLVPHIAMKDFPLTESYTIPKGTIVFPSVYESSFQGFTEADRFEPERFSEDRQEEVVFKRNYLAFGAGPHQCVGQRYALNHLVLFIAMFVTVLDFKRHRTEGCDEIMYCPTICPKDGCRVSLSRRCSRYPNLSLN from the coding sequence ATGGTATCTTATTTATCCTTTCTTTTGCCTTTCGCTCCATTTTTTGTCacctttttgcttttttttcttttagtagaACAAATCTCTTACTTGCGTAAAAAGCGAAATGTCCCTGGCCCCAATATCATCTTGCCTTTTTTGGGCAACGCCATTTCATTAATCACAAAACCAACAAGCTTCTGGGAAGTTCAAGCTGATTTGGCTGCTTCTCTTGGATTTTCTGTTAATTATATCATCGGTCGCTTCATCGTCTTTATCCGAAACACCGAGCTTTCCCACCTTATCTTCGCTAACGTCCGGCCCGATGCTTTTTTACTTGTGGGACACCCCTTTGGTAAAAAGCTTTTCGGTGAACATAACATGATTTATATGTTCGGACAGGATCACAAAGATCTTCGCCGTCAAATCGCTCCTAACTTCACTCCTAGGGCTCTCTCTACCTATACTGCATTGCAACAGATTATCATTCTCCAACACTTAAGGTCGTGGGAGGGTCTTTCCTCGGAATCGCCGGGGAAGCCGATTTCTCTCCGCCTATTAGCTCGCGACATGAATCTCGAAACCTCTCAAACTGTTTTCGTGGGCAGGTATTTGTCTCGTGAAGCTCGGGGCAAGTTCAGAGACGATTATAATCTATTCAATACAGGTTTAATGAAGCTCCCGTTTGATCTCCCCGGTTTCGCGTTCCGAAACGCCAGGCTGGCCGTTGAGCGATTAGTCGAAACCCTTAGTGATTGTGCTACTCAAAGTAAAAAGAGGATGTCTGAAGGAGACGAGCCTTCTTGTTTAATCGATTTTTGGATGCAAGAAACTGTTAGAGAAATAGCGGAGTCCCAAACGGCGCCACCTCACTCTAGCGATGTAGAAATCGGCAGTTACCTCTTTGATTTTCTCTTCGCCTCTCAAGACGCCTCCACTTCGTCGCTCCTCTGGGCGGTGACCCTCCTCGACTCTCATCCCGATGTTCTCCGGAGAGTTCGGGAGGAAGTGTCAAGGATTTGGTCGCCGGAGTCGGATACTTTAATAAGCGCAGAGCAACTGAGGGAAATGAAGTATACTCAAGCAGTGGCGCGTGAGGTTATAAGATATCGGCCGCCGGCGACGCTAGTACCGCACATTGCGATGAAGGATTTCCCCTTGACCGAGTCGTACACGATTCCCAAGGGCACGATTGTGTTCCCCTCGGTTTACGAATCATCCTTCCAAGGGTTCACGGAGGCGGACCGGTTCGAACCGGAGCGATTCTCGGAGGATAGGCAAGAGGAGGTGGTTTTCAAACGAAACTACCTGGCTTTCGGTGCTGGGCCCCACCAGTGCGTGGGCCAAAGGTACGCCTTAAATCATCTGGTGCTTTTCATTGCCATGTTCGTCACGGTGCTCGATTTCAAGCGACACCGAACCGAGGGCTGTGATGAAATCATGTATTGCCCGACCATCTGTCCCAAAGACGGCTGCCGCGTCTCCTTATCTCGGAGGTGCTCGCGTTATCCCAATCTCTCTCTTAATTGA
- the LOC107942636 gene encoding 60S ribosomal protein L18a, with product MVTFRFHQYQVVGRALPTESDEHPKIYRMKLWAINEVRAKSKFWYFLRKLKKVKKSNGQVLAINEIFEKNPTKIKNYGIWLRYQSRTGYHNMYKEYRDTTLNGAVEQMYTEMASRHRVRFPCIQIIKTATIPAKLCKRDNTKQFHNSKIKFPLMVKKVRPPTRKLKTTYKASRPNLFM from the exons ATGGTCACTTTCCGG TTCCACCAGTATCAAGTTGTTGGGAGGGCTCTCCCAACGGAGAGCGATGAGCATCCCAAGATTTACAGGATGAAGCTTTGGGCAATCAATGAGGTTCGGGCCAAGTCCAAGTTCTG GTACTTCCTGAGGAAGCTGAAGAAGGTTAAGAAGAGCAATGGCCAGGTCCTTGCCATCAATGAG ATTTTTGAAAAGAATCCAACCAAGATAAAGAATTATGGTATTTGGCTTCGCTATCAAAGCCGTACCGGTTATCACAACATGTACAAGGAGTACCGTGACACTACTTTGAATGGAGCTGTTGAACAGATGTACACTGAGATGGCTTCTCGGCACAGAGTCAGGTTCCCTTGCATTCAGATTATCAAGACTGCAACCATCCCAGCTAAGCTATGCAAGAGGGACAACACCAAGCAGTTCCACAACTCTAAAATCAAGTTCCCCTTAATGGTCAAGAAGGTGAGGCCACCTACCAGAAAGCTGAAGACAACTTATAAGGCATCAAGGCCCAACCTGTTTATGTAA